A single Carnobacterium alterfunditum DSM 5972 DNA region contains:
- a CDS encoding mechanosensitive ion channel family protein, producing the protein MEFIRNFIESYPLLVNIIWFLLFFMILYLSRRFILNRLYENLKNSGHWHVTRKIARWLNNLILFVLFMYIFGRNLTGLSTAIGLAGAGITYALREVIMSIAGWFAILFADFFETGDRVLLGGIKGDVVDIGVLRTTLMEIGEWVNGDQYTGRIVRVANTYIFSSPVYNYTANFKFLWDEIIIPLRFESDIKLAKTLLLEIAEKHTGQYNKEAILAWENMKKHYKLENASLDTQVFLSFNDNWVEISLRYAVDYRERRIVKDKISSEILQRFKQEGARLEIASETLEVISGGTTKIK; encoded by the coding sequence ATGGAATTTATCCGTAACTTTATTGAATCATATCCCTTACTAGTTAATATTATCTGGTTTCTTTTGTTCTTTATGATTCTTTATCTGTCACGTCGCTTTATTTTGAATCGTCTGTACGAAAATTTAAAGAACTCAGGACATTGGCATGTTACTCGAAAAATTGCTCGTTGGCTAAATAACCTTATTTTATTTGTCCTATTTATGTATATCTTTGGAAGAAATCTTACTGGACTTTCGACAGCAATCGGCCTGGCTGGGGCTGGAATTACATACGCTTTACGAGAAGTAATCATGAGTATCGCAGGATGGTTTGCGATTTTATTTGCTGACTTTTTTGAAACAGGCGATCGAGTTCTCCTAGGAGGAATCAAAGGAGATGTCGTGGATATCGGTGTATTGCGAACCACCTTAATGGAAATTGGAGAATGGGTAAACGGTGATCAATACACAGGTAGAATCGTTCGTGTCGCAAATACTTATATCTTTAGCTCGCCTGTATATAACTATACCGCTAATTTTAAATTTTTATGGGATGAAATCATAATTCCATTACGCTTTGAAAGTGATATAAAGTTAGCCAAAACTCTTTTATTAGAGATAGCGGAAAAGCATACAGGACAATACAACAAAGAAGCTATTCTTGCTTGGGAAAATATGAAGAAACACTACAAACTAGAAAATGCTTCTTTAGACACCCAAGTTTTTCTTTCTTTTAACGACAATTGGGTAGAAATAAGTCTCCGATATGCAGTCGATTACCGAGAACGCCGTATCGTAAAAGACAAAATTTCTTCAGAAATCCTCCAACGATTCAAACAAGAAGGAGCGCGCCTCGAAATAGCATCCGAGACGCTTGAAGTGATTTCTGGCGGCACTACAAAAATTAAGTAA
- a CDS encoding DUF4153 domain-containing protein has translation MKLVQIIQGKFQGLIQAIRRYPLTVIFLVAVAGLNAYLIQQETDDYTRYLYSFIVGVFLSVVAQHLYESLFGKMYQRIVLMVGTLLLTTLYYYTIGTSSGYDLEMYVKTGIIIFILTIAFMWIPTIKNRITFNQSYLSAFKALFITLLFTMVLFAGINLIIVAIDQLLFSVDEKVNMHTFNLIGSLFSPIFFLSYTPLYVSKKDESTLTPEKIAAKQEQIKEDISVPKVLELLISYIIIPLTAIFTIILLIYLLQNITGDFWTNNLLEPMLVSYSITVIVVYLLASNIETKSAVLFRKIFPKVLVPIVLFQTISSILKIQETGLTHGRYYVILFGLFAVIAGLIFSILPIRKNGWVAVVLIVLSVISLIPPVDAFTVSRVSQTNLLKETLEKNQMLEGNSIIPNADIPKEDKIKISQTIHYLTSMDYSKEIAFLEPYDQELIYQFEEVVGFKPIYDGIDFVSNQLTQDSYHATLDWNENQLISIEGYDKMVAYSYYDSNEISAIDFKVEDSAYTIGSEVEDEQTNLVLTDENDKTILSIDLQETMEQIATTTQTKTLLTVEEATVITGNEQAEMKLVFRAIDFYNNQYNSEFYLFIDIK, from the coding sequence ATGAAATTAGTACAGATAATACAGGGGAAATTTCAAGGACTTATTCAAGCAATCAGACGCTATCCGCTCACTGTCATATTTTTAGTAGCTGTTGCTGGACTCAATGCTTATTTGATTCAACAAGAAACAGATGATTACACGAGATATTTGTATAGCTTTATAGTTGGCGTATTTTTAAGTGTGGTAGCTCAACACCTATATGAAAGTCTCTTTGGAAAAATGTATCAACGGATAGTGTTAATGGTTGGAACACTTCTTTTGACGACTTTATACTATTATACAATTGGAACATCATCTGGTTATGATCTTGAAATGTATGTTAAAACGGGAATTATTATCTTTATACTCACTATTGCGTTTATGTGGATCCCTACTATAAAGAATAGGATCACATTTAATCAAAGTTATCTATCTGCTTTTAAAGCGTTGTTTATAACCTTGTTGTTTACGATGGTTTTATTCGCGGGCATTAATTTGATCATTGTAGCTATTGATCAATTATTATTTTCAGTAGATGAAAAAGTAAATATGCATACTTTTAATTTAATTGGTTCACTTTTTTCACCTATTTTTTTCCTATCCTATACCCCTTTATATGTGAGTAAAAAAGACGAATCCACTCTAACGCCTGAAAAAATTGCTGCTAAGCAGGAACAAATAAAAGAAGATATCTCAGTTCCTAAAGTACTTGAACTATTGATTTCATATATTATTATTCCGTTAACAGCAATTTTCACGATTATCTTATTAATCTACCTTTTACAGAATATCACAGGTGATTTTTGGACAAATAATTTATTAGAGCCAATGTTGGTTTCTTATTCGATCACCGTCATTGTCGTTTATCTTTTAGCTAGTAACATAGAGACTAAATCGGCTGTTCTCTTCAGAAAAATTTTCCCAAAAGTATTGGTCCCAATCGTTTTATTTCAAACCATTTCATCCATTTTGAAGATCCAAGAAACAGGGCTGACACACGGTCGCTACTACGTCATTTTATTTGGATTATTTGCAGTAATTGCAGGATTGATTTTTAGTATTTTGCCTATAAGAAAAAATGGGTGGGTCGCGGTAGTATTGATCGTACTTTCCGTTATTTCCTTGATACCTCCAGTAGATGCTTTTACAGTCAGTCGGGTATCACAGACTAACTTACTAAAGGAAACACTTGAAAAAAATCAAATGTTAGAAGGAAATAGCATCATTCCTAATGCTGATATTCCTAAAGAAGATAAAATTAAAATCAGTCAAACCATTCATTATTTAACCAGCATGGACTATAGTAAAGAAATAGCATTTCTAGAACCCTATGATCAAGAGCTGATCTATCAATTTGAAGAGGTAGTCGGTTTCAAACCTATATATGACGGAATCGATTTTGTAAGCAACCAGCTAACTCAGGACTCTTATCATGCAACATTGGATTGGAATGAAAATCAGCTGATTTCAATTGAGGGTTACGATAAGATGGTCGCGTACTCTTACTATGATTCAAATGAAATTTCAGCTATCGATTTCAAGGTTGAAGATTCAGCTTATACAATTGGTTCCGAGGTGGAAGATGAACAAACGAATCTCGTTTTAACTGATGAAAATGACAAAACGATTTTGAGTATTGATCTTCAAGAGACAATGGAGCAAATCGCTACAACTACACAAACTAAAACTTTACTGACTGTAGAAGAAGCAACTGTAATAACCGGAAATGAACAAGCCGAAATGAAGTTGGTGTTTAGGGCAATTGATTTCTACAATAACCAGTACAATAGTGAGTTTTATCTATTCATTGATATTAAATAA
- the rpoN gene encoding RNA polymerase factor sigma-54 has protein sequence MNFEQNYTQLQKQQLTMTPQLQQAIQMLQYNRKDLVDFLKQKSLENPLISISVKSTPKTQGTLPQKYNSNQSRTDQSTSGSIWDTLAVISTTSLYSAVIDQIHLSFRETTLRDLIIWLAQYLDNNGYLTLSLEDAITRTQADSLQLLDALTLLQQLEPAGVGARNLQECLMLQTERNDEAPDLAYLILEEEFEAFANRKWDHIAKRYAISLHDVQEVSDFIKTLTPHPGALFSNAPTQYIRPDLSVKITDDQQIIVSSVKSGLPVIVFQKDYYEELSVIKDKEVAMFIKEKQSEYEWLKNTLIQREDTILKIGIAIVHAQKSFFLSEDHPIQSLILKTIAEELDIHESTVSRAINGKYITTEFGLFELKHFFTNALVTTSIEGNGSISSNQIKKKIELFIQEEDSKKPLSDQKLVDLLKKAGIEISRRTVTKYREALFIASSPKRKRFD, from the coding sequence TTGAATTTCGAACAAAATTACACTCAATTACAAAAACAGCAATTAACTATGACGCCCCAATTGCAACAGGCCATTCAAATGCTGCAATACAACCGTAAAGATTTAGTTGATTTTTTAAAACAGAAGTCCTTAGAAAATCCTCTTATTTCTATTTCAGTTAAATCAACACCAAAAACCCAAGGAACTTTACCACAAAAATACAATAGCAATCAATCCAGAACAGATCAATCAACTAGCGGTTCTATATGGGATACACTAGCAGTGATTTCGACTACTTCTCTTTATTCCGCAGTTATCGATCAAATCCATTTATCTTTCAGAGAAACTACCTTACGTGATTTAATCATTTGGCTAGCTCAATACCTTGATAATAATGGCTACTTAACTCTTTCGTTGGAGGATGCCATCACTCGAACTCAAGCTGACTCACTTCAGTTACTCGATGCATTGACTCTTTTACAACAGTTAGAACCTGCTGGTGTAGGCGCTAGAAATTTGCAAGAGTGCTTAATGCTTCAAACAGAACGAAATGATGAGGCCCCGGATCTTGCATATCTGATCCTTGAAGAAGAATTTGAAGCTTTTGCTAATCGGAAATGGGACCACATTGCAAAGCGTTATGCTATATCATTACATGATGTTCAAGAAGTTTCTGATTTTATTAAAACTCTCACACCTCATCCTGGAGCACTTTTTTCAAATGCTCCTACTCAATACATTCGCCCGGATCTATCTGTTAAGATAACCGATGATCAACAAATTATAGTGAGTTCTGTTAAATCAGGTCTTCCAGTTATCGTTTTCCAAAAAGATTATTATGAGGAATTAAGCGTTATTAAGGATAAAGAAGTAGCTATGTTTATAAAAGAAAAGCAATCTGAATATGAGTGGCTAAAAAACACCCTTATCCAACGGGAAGATACCATTCTTAAAATCGGTATTGCCATTGTACACGCACAAAAATCTTTCTTTTTATCCGAGGATCATCCCATTCAATCCTTGATCCTTAAAACCATTGCTGAAGAGCTGGATATTCATGAATCTACAGTAAGCCGCGCCATCAACGGGAAATACATTACAACTGAATTTGGTTTATTTGAATTAAAGCACTTCTTTACAAATGCTTTGGTTACAACTTCTATCGAAGGTAATGGTTCCATTTCTTCTAACCAAATAAAGAAAAAAATCGAACTATTTATTCAAGAAGAAGATTCTAAGAAACCATTGTCAGATCAAAAACTTGTGGATCTCTTAAAGAAAGCTGGCATTGAAATATCACGAAGGACTGTTACAAAATACCGTGAGGCTCTTTTTATTGCCAGCTCTCCAAAGCGAAAGCGATTTGACTAA